In Oryza sativa Japonica Group chromosome 3, ASM3414082v1, one DNA window encodes the following:
- the LOC4333062 gene encoding sucrose synthase 1: protein MGEAAGDRVLSRLHSVRERIGDSLSAHPNELVAVFTRLVNLGKGMLQAHQIIAEYNNAISEADREKLKDGAFEDVLRSAQEGIVISPWVALAIRPRPGVWEYVRVNVSELAVELLTVPEYLQFKEQLVEEGTNNNFVLELDFEPFNASFPRPSLSKSIGNGVQFLNRHLSSKLFHDKESMYPLLNFLRAHNYKGMTMMLNDRIRSLSALQGALRKAEEHLSGLSADTPYSEFHHRFQELGLEKGWGDCAKRSQETIHLLLDLLEAPDPSTLEKFLGTIPMVFNVVIMSPHGYFAQANVLGYPDTGGQVVYILDQVRAMENEMLLRIKQQGLNITPRILIVTRLLPDATGTTCGQRLEKVLGTEHTHILRVPFRTENGIVRKWISRFEVWPYLETFTDDVAHEIAGELQANPDLIIGNYSDGNLVACLLAHKMGVTHCTIAHALEKTKYPNSDLYWKKFEDHYHFSCQFTTDLIAMNHADFIITSTFQEIAGNKDTVGQYESHMAFTMPGLYRVVHGIDVFDPKFNIVSPGADMSIYFPYSESRKRLTSLHPEIEELLYSEVDNNEHKFMLKDRNKPIIFSMARLDRVKNLTGLVELYGRNPRLQELVNLVVVCGDHGNPSKDKEEQAEFKKMFDLIEQYNLNGHIRWISAQMNRVRNGELYRYICDTKGAFVQPAFYEAFGLTVVESMTCGLPTFATAYGGPAEIIVNGVSGFHIDPYQGDKASALLVEFFEKCQEDPSHWTKISQGGLQRIEEKYTWKLYSERLMTLTGVYGFWKYVSNLERRETRRYLEMLYALKYRTMASTVPLAVEGEPSNK from the exons aTGGGGGAAGCTGCCGGCGACCGCGTCCTGAGCCGCCTCCACAGCGTCAGGGAGCGCATCGGCGACTCCCTCTCCGCCCACCCCAATGAGCTCGTCGCCGTCTTCACCAG GCTGGTTAACCTCGGAAAGGGAATGCTTCAGGCCCACCAGATCATTGCTGAGTACAACAACGCAATCTCTGAGGCTGATCGTGAGAAGCTGAAGGACGGTGCTTTTGAGGATGTCCTGAGGAGTGCACAG GAGGGGATTGTTATCTCCCCATGGGTTGCCCTTGCCATCCGCCCGAGGCCCGGTGTCTGGGAGTATGTGAGGGTCAATGTGAGCGAGCTCGCTGTTGAGTTGCTGACAGTCCCCGAGTACTTGCAGTTCAAGGAACAGCTTGTGGAAGAAGG CACCAACAACAACTTTGTGCTTGAGCTGGATTTCGAGCCATTCAATGCCTCCTTCCCTCGTCCTTCTCTGTCGAAGTCCATTGGCAATGGTGTGCAGTTCCTCAACAGGCATCTGTCATCGAAGCTCTTCCATGACAAGGAGAGCATGTACCCACTGCTCAACTTCCTTCGTGCACACAACTACAAGGGCATG ACCATGATGTTGAATGACAGAATCCGCAGTCTCAGTGCTCTCCAAGGTGCTCTGAGGAAGGCTGAGGAGCATCTTTCTGGTCTTTCAgcagacaccccttactcagaATTCCACCACAG GTTCCAGGAACTTGGTCTGGAGAAGGGTTGGGGTGACTGTGCCAAGCGTTCCCAGGAGACCATTCACCTCCTTTTGGACCTTCTTGAGGCCCCTGATCCGTCCACCCTCGAGAAGTTCCTTGGAACAATCCCAATGGTGTTCAATGTTGTCATTATGTCCCCACACGGTTACTTCGCGCAAGCCAATGTCTTGGGTTACCCTGACACTGGAGGGCAG GTTGTCTACATTTTGGACCAAGTCCGTGCTATGGAGAATGAGATGCTTCTGAGGATCAAGCAGCAAGGTCTCAATATTACACCACGCATCCTTATT GTCACCAGGTTGCTCCCTGATGCAACTGGCACCACCTGCGGTCAGCGTCTTGAGAAGGTCCTTGGCACCGAGCACACCCACATCCTACGTGTGCCTTTCAGAACTGAAAATGGAATTGTTCGCAAGTGGATCTCACGTTTTGAAGTCTGGCCGTACCTGGAAACATTCACTGAT GATGTCGCGCACGAAATTGCTGGAGAGCTCCAGGCCAATCCTGACTTGATCATCGGAAACTACAGTGACGGAAACCTTGTTGCATGCTTGCTTGCACACAAGATGGGTGTTACCCAT TGTACCATTGCCCATGCGCTTGAGAAAACCAAGTACCCCAACTCTGACCTCTACTGGAAGAAGTTTGAGGATCACTACCACTTCTCATGCCAGTTCACAACTGACTTGATTGCGATGAACCACGCTGACTTCATCATCACCAGTACCTTCCAAGAGATTGCCGGAAA CAAGGACACTGTTGGTCAGTATGAGTCtcacatggcattcaccatgcCTGGTCTGTACCGTGTTGTCCACGGTATTGATGTTTTTGACCCGAAGTTTAACATTGTCTCGCCTGGTGCGGACATGTCCATCTACTTCCCTTACTCTGAGTCTCGTAAGAGGCTCACCTCCCTCCACCCAGAGATTGAGGAGTTGCTCTACAGCGAAGTTGACAACAACGAGCACAA GTTTATGCTGAAGGACAGGAACAAGCCAATCATCTTCTCCATGGCTCGTCTTGACCGTGTCAAGAACTTGACTGGTCTGGTTGAGCTGTATGGTCGCAACCCTCGCCTGCAAGAGCTGGTTAACCTTGTGGTTGTCTGTGGTGACCATGGCAACCCATCTAAGGACAAGGAGGAGCAGGCTGAGTTCAAGAAGATGTTTGACCTTATTGAGCAATACAACTTGAATGGCCACATCCGCTGGATCTCCGCGCAGATGAACCGTGTCCGCAACGGTGAGCTCTACCGTTACATCTGCGACACCAAGGGTGCTTTTGTGCAG CCCGCTTTCTACGAGGCATTCGGTCTCACTGTTGTTGAGTCCATGACCTGTGGTCTCCCGACATTCGCAACCGCCTATGGTGGTCCAGCTGAGATCATCGTGAACGGAGTGTCTGGCTTCCACATTGACCCATACCAGGGTGACAAGGCCTCGGCGCTGCTCGTTGAGTTCTTTGAGAAGTGCCAGGAAGACCCCAGCCACTGGACCAAGATCTCGCAGGGCGGTCTTCAGCGTATCGAGGAGAA ATACACCTGGAAGCTCTACTCTGAGAGGCTGATGACCCTCACCGGCGTCTACGGATTCTGGAAGTACGTCTCGAACCTGGAGAGGCGTGAAACCCGCCGCTACCTTGAGATGCTGTATGCCCTCAAGTACCGCACCATGGCTAGCACCGTCCCGTTGGCCGTCGAGGGCGAGCCGTCGAACAAGTGA